A single window of Moorena sp. SIOASIH DNA harbors:
- the hpnH gene encoding adenosyl-hopene transferase HpnH, with protein MAIQLQQALDVGKYIVTQRLLGRKRFPLVLMLEPLFRCNLACSGCGKIQHPTEILKRQLTPEECFAAVKECGVPVVSIPGGEPLLHPQIDDIVKGLVAWRKYVYLCTNGLLLEKYLDKFQPSPYLTFSVHLDGLRERHDQCVDRQGVFDKVVQAIRAAKARGFRVTTNTTVFEGTDPKEIQEFFDFLAMLGIDGMMVSPGYSYEWAPDQEHFLKREQTKAMFREILAPFKAGKKTWNFNHNPLFLDFLIGEKDYECTPWGSPSYSVLGWQKPCYLLNEGHYATFKELLEETNWDQYGRASGNPKCSDCMVHCGYEPTAAMDAFQPQNMVRAMGSVLGGV; from the coding sequence ATGGCAATTCAATTACAACAAGCTCTTGATGTCGGAAAGTATATTGTTACCCAGCGTCTTTTGGGTCGTAAACGCTTTCCCCTGGTGCTGATGTTGGAACCTCTGTTCCGCTGTAATCTAGCTTGTTCCGGTTGTGGCAAAATCCAGCATCCGACGGAAATACTCAAGCGCCAGCTAACTCCTGAAGAGTGCTTTGCTGCGGTGAAAGAGTGTGGTGTTCCTGTGGTTTCTATTCCGGGGGGAGAACCTCTGCTTCATCCACAAATTGACGACATTGTCAAGGGGTTGGTGGCATGGCGAAAGTATGTCTATCTCTGTACTAATGGGTTGTTGTTAGAGAAGTATCTGGATAAGTTCCAACCTTCCCCTTACCTGACTTTCAGCGTTCACTTGGATGGCTTACGGGAACGGCATGATCAGTGTGTAGACCGTCAGGGGGTATTTGATAAGGTGGTGCAGGCAATTCGAGCGGCTAAAGCTAGGGGATTTCGTGTGACTACTAACACGACGGTGTTTGAGGGAACTGATCCTAAGGAAATCCAGGAGTTCTTTGATTTCCTGGCCATGTTGGGTATTGACGGCATGATGGTTTCTCCTGGATATAGTTATGAATGGGCACCCGATCAGGAGCATTTCCTGAAGCGGGAACAGACTAAGGCGATGTTCCGGGAAATTTTAGCGCCTTTCAAGGCTGGGAAGAAAACCTGGAATTTTAACCATAATCCTTTATTTTTGGATTTCCTGATCGGGGAGAAAGATTATGAGTGTACCCCTTGGGGAAGTCCTAGTTACAGTGTTTTGGGGTGGCAAAAGCCTTGCTATTTGTTAAATGAAGGGCATTATGCCACTTTTAAGGAATTGCTGGAGGAAACGAATTGGGATCAGTATGGTCGCGCTAGTGGTAATCCTAAGTGTTCCGATTGTATGGTCCATTGTGGGTATGAGCCTACGGCGGCTATGGATGCGTTTCAGCCCCAGAATATGGTTCGTGCGATGGGTAGTGTGTTAGGAGGGGTTTAA
- the hpnA gene encoding hopanoid-associated sugar epimerase, producing MAIKAFVTGGTGFIGAHVVRSLLEAGYSVRALVRPTSQLDNLQGLDIEVVIGDLNDPGLSELMQGCQVLFHVAAHYSLWQADRDLLYRNNVQGTRNVLQSSAKAGIERTVYTSSVAAIGVGKPGEIVDETHQSPVEKLVGDYKKSKFFAEREAIKAAQSGQDVVIVNPSAPIGPMDIKPTPTGEIIVRFLQQNMPFYLDTGLNFIDVRDVAQGHLLALDRGKKGDRYILGNQNLSFKSLLEQLAEITGLSAPQKTVPVWLPLSMAWIDECVLTAFGKTPSIPLNGVRMAQHPMYYDASKAVTELGLPQSSIRKALKDAVDWFS from the coding sequence ATGGCAATCAAAGCTTTCGTCACTGGAGGAACAGGATTTATCGGTGCTCATGTTGTGCGATCGCTACTTGAAGCAGGATACTCCGTGCGAGCTCTGGTGCGCCCTACTAGCCAACTCGATAACCTCCAGGGTCTAGATATAGAAGTCGTTATCGGTGACTTAAACGATCCAGGCTTGTCCGAACTGATGCAGGGATGTCAGGTATTATTTCATGTCGCTGCCCATTATTCCCTGTGGCAAGCGGATCGAGATTTACTCTATCGTAACAATGTCCAGGGAACCCGTAATGTGCTACAAAGTTCTGCTAAAGCTGGGATTGAACGCACTGTTTACACGAGTTCAGTAGCGGCTATTGGTGTGGGTAAACCTGGGGAAATTGTGGATGAAACCCATCAGAGTCCTGTAGAGAAATTGGTGGGTGACTATAAAAAATCTAAGTTTTTTGCTGAACGGGAAGCGATCAAGGCAGCCCAATCTGGTCAAGATGTGGTGATTGTTAATCCTAGCGCTCCCATTGGTCCAATGGATATTAAGCCAACTCCTACCGGAGAAATTATTGTGCGCTTCTTACAGCAAAACATGCCCTTTTATTTGGATACGGGATTAAATTTTATTGATGTGCGGGATGTGGCTCAGGGTCACCTGTTGGCCTTGGACCGGGGGAAAAAAGGCGATCGCTATATTTTAGGTAACCAAAATCTATCTTTCAAATCGTTATTGGAGCAACTTGCGGAAATTACTGGATTGAGTGCGCCTCAAAAAACTGTTCCGGTCTGGCTACCGCTGAGTATGGCTTGGATTGATGAGTGCGTGTTGACTGCTTTTGGGAAAACCCCTTCTATTCCGCTCAATGGGGTGCGGATGGCACAACACCCAATGTATTACGATGCCTCGAAAGCGGTTACAGAGTTAGGGTTACCCCAATCTTCCATTAGGAAAGCCCTCAAGGATGCTGTTGATTGGTTTAGCTAA
- a CDS encoding efflux RND transporter permease subunit: protein MVKLSSLKVLRERFNISRLAIKYSRVTIGFWIAMVVAGLLAFSSLKYALFPDITFPVVVVNAQVPLETAVETEQKLTRPIEERLLPLAGLDQMVSSTYPGRTVVTLYFDVGTNLNSSSMEVEKTLWQIALPEGATFQVIPFNLNESSAVSYTIKSDTKDLKELAEIAKTSILPEIAQLPGVLKVNLLGGGETTFTALNSGSELTKQAPEIIKEEQPRDSPESPIPITPTRIRFNGQEALAFQVIKGGDANTLDVVSRVEEAVQRLQGSLPEVQLVLAVTQANYIREATQSTIDGLVLAIVLAVLVIFTFLRNWRATLITALAIPISLLGTAIVMAIYGFNLETITLLALALVIGIIIDDAIVEVENISRHLEAGESPRQAALSATNEIGLTVSASTLTIVAVFLPVGLMGGNLGQFFKPFGLTVSAAVLTSLLVARTLCPVLAVYWLKPRQGKREQGTAMQRGLGGFPHERLHQDGNRKKLSTVVFDFWLRSNPKYPDLLGWSLGHRKFVVALAVLIFVAGISLIPLIPQGFIPTLDRGEFMITYTAPLPQIPSRSQFGNLIDKILNLGGFDTNSEESKPLSNSDTNSDTNSDTNPDLREQLKPQLSKPQLSKSGFNGLFPIKSGITLLLKQSEQVAKQLEEAVLAFPEVESVYTVVGVQGDPNKGNLQVKLKRNRQYTTAQVQEKIRAALPKISGVTTSVEDIQFIELPTQKPVQVALLGDDLEVLGNTAADLKTRIETLPGLVDVEATGQNNRGNTITEIEHVNGQRGVYVRASLNQGQRLGDATEEVVKLAKLVLPDGVRLQLWGDSALSSHVLGSFAGTLTLSVTCMLLVLILPFGRLLEPMVVGLSLPLSIVGAMLALLITQSDFGMISLIGLIFLLGLLDKNALLLMDYVNQLRRAGLSRTEAILQTGVVRLRPIIMTTASTILGMLPLALGFGAGAELRQPMAVAIIGGLLTSTLLSLIVVPVLYSLLEDCWVGLFSGKKYGIGKERG from the coding sequence ATGGTCAAGTTGAGTTCCCTCAAGGTCTTACGAGAGCGGTTCAATATTTCTCGGTTAGCCATTAAGTATTCCCGAGTAACCATCGGTTTTTGGATCGCAATGGTTGTGGCTGGGCTTTTGGCGTTCAGTTCCCTTAAGTATGCCCTATTCCCCGATATTACGTTTCCCGTGGTGGTGGTCAATGCTCAAGTGCCATTGGAGACTGCCGTGGAAACGGAGCAGAAACTGACTCGACCGATTGAGGAAAGGCTTTTGCCTTTGGCAGGACTCGATCAGATGGTTTCTTCAACCTACCCTGGTCGAACGGTGGTTACCCTCTATTTCGATGTCGGAACCAATCTCAACTCCTCTTCAATGGAGGTTGAAAAGACACTGTGGCAAATTGCTCTTCCTGAAGGTGCAACCTTTCAGGTCATTCCCTTCAATTTGAACGAATCCTCTGCCGTTAGCTACACCATCAAGAGTGATACTAAAGACCTGAAGGAATTAGCTGAGATTGCTAAGACTAGTATTTTACCAGAGATTGCTCAACTTCCAGGAGTTCTGAAAGTCAATTTGTTGGGAGGGGGGGAAACTACGTTTACGGCTCTCAATTCTGGCTCAGAGTTGACCAAACAAGCACCAGAAATTATTAAGGAGGAACAGCCGCGAGATAGTCCCGAATCTCCCATACCCATTACCCCGACTCGGATTCGCTTCAATGGACAGGAAGCTTTGGCTTTTCAGGTGATCAAAGGGGGTGATGCTAATACCTTAGATGTGGTTAGTCGGGTAGAGGAAGCGGTGCAAAGACTACAAGGTAGTTTGCCAGAGGTGCAGTTAGTCTTAGCAGTCACTCAAGCTAACTATATCCGGGAAGCGACTCAATCTACTATTGATGGTTTAGTACTGGCAATTGTTCTGGCAGTGTTGGTAATTTTTACTTTCTTGCGCAACTGGCGTGCCACCCTAATTACTGCCTTGGCAATTCCGATTTCCCTACTGGGAACCGCTATCGTGATGGCTATCTATGGGTTCAATCTCGAAACCATTACTCTACTAGCTTTGGCTCTGGTAATTGGGATTATCATTGATGATGCCATTGTAGAAGTCGAGAACATTTCTCGGCACCTGGAGGCTGGGGAGTCTCCTCGACAAGCTGCTCTTTCTGCTACTAATGAAATTGGTCTGACGGTTTCTGCTTCTACTTTGACCATTGTGGCCGTATTTCTACCGGTTGGTTTAATGGGTGGTAACTTAGGACAGTTCTTTAAACCCTTTGGTCTGACGGTTTCGGCAGCAGTTCTGACCTCTTTGCTAGTTGCTCGGACCTTGTGCCCAGTTCTTGCGGTTTATTGGCTTAAACCTAGGCAGGGGAAAAGGGAACAGGGAACAGCGATGCAGCGCGGTCTTGGGGGTTTCCCCCATGAGCGACTGCATCAAGACGGAAACAGGAAAAAATTATCAACAGTAGTTTTCGACTTTTGGTTGAGGTCTAATCCTAAGTACCCTGATTTGCTGGGCTGGTCCCTGGGGCATCGGAAATTTGTAGTGGCATTAGCGGTATTGATCTTTGTGGCTGGGATTTCCCTGATTCCCCTAATTCCTCAGGGGTTTATTCCTACCCTAGACCGAGGGGAATTTATGATTACCTATACGGCACCGTTGCCTCAGATACCTAGTAGGTCTCAGTTTGGTAATTTAATTGATAAGATTCTGAATTTGGGAGGGTTTGATACTAACAGTGAGGAGTCAAAGCCATTAAGTAATTCAGATACTAATTCAGATACTAATTCAGATACTAATCCAGACCTTAGGGAGCAGCTAAAACCACAACTATCAAAACCACAACTATCAAAGTCAGGGTTTAATGGTCTATTTCCGATTAAAAGTGGGATCACATTGCTACTGAAGCAATCTGAGCAGGTGGCTAAGCAGTTGGAAGAGGCGGTGCTGGCTTTCCCTGAGGTGGAATCGGTATATACGGTTGTGGGGGTACAGGGTGATCCCAACAAAGGTAACCTTCAGGTCAAACTTAAACGTAATCGCCAATATACTACTGCTCAGGTTCAGGAAAAAATCCGGGCTGCTTTGCCGAAGATCTCTGGTGTAACTACTAGTGTTGAAGATATTCAGTTTATTGAACTACCTACTCAAAAACCGGTTCAAGTTGCTTTATTGGGTGATGATTTAGAGGTGTTAGGCAATACTGCTGCGGATCTCAAAACTCGGATTGAGACATTACCAGGATTAGTGGATGTAGAGGCAACAGGTCAGAATAATCGAGGCAATACGATTACTGAGATTGAGCATGTTAATGGTCAGCGAGGGGTTTATGTTCGTGCTAGCCTTAACCAGGGTCAAAGGTTGGGAGATGCGACTGAGGAGGTGGTAAAGCTTGCCAAATTAGTTTTACCGGATGGTGTGAGGTTACAACTGTGGGGGGATTCGGCTCTGAGTAGTCATGTGTTGGGGAGTTTTGCTGGCACCTTGACCTTGTCTGTTACCTGTATGCTGCTAGTGCTGATTTTGCCTTTTGGTCGATTGTTAGAACCGATGGTGGTGGGCTTGTCTTTGCCTTTATCCATTGTGGGAGCAATGCTGGCACTTCTGATCACCCAAAGTGATTTTGGCATGATTTCCCTGATTGGTCTAATTTTTTTGCTGGGACTACTTGACAAAAATGCGCTTTTGCTGATGGATTATGTTAACCAACTTCGTCGAGCTGGGTTAAGTCGCACTGAGGCAATTCTGCAAACGGGAGTGGTGCGTTTGCGACCGATTATAATGACTACTGCTTCGACTATTTTGGGAATGTTGCCCTTGGCATTGGGCTTTGGCGCAGGAGCAGAATTGCGACAACCGATGGCTGTGGCAATTATTGGTGGATTGCTTACGTCTACGTTATTGAGTTTGATTGTTGTACCAGTATTGTATAGCCTGCTGGAAGATTGCTGGGTAGGATTATTTTCTGGTAAGAAGTACGGAATCGGGAAAGAGAGGGGCTAA
- a CDS encoding transposase, with protein MYRTIPIKATFTDEENAFWLFQCEQANSLWNCATYYSKQKHYSWLEQQPEALTTYWRGDDLRYGWKTYKCAVKYAELCKSFKENPHYKAMAAQSAQQTLKTVAESIASYNQLVGLYYKGQVDRPKLIRYRQKGGLAAVTFPRQALTYKKGLFYPSISKESKPELLTEITLEPPGFIDPDWVKEVTIRPYLGQLWINWVIDNEKQPVEQNSNLDYSQAWSFDHGGDNWLTGVSTHGKSLIIDGRKIKSINQGYARLVAKYKAGKPDFYWDANLDRVQRKRNNQMRDAINKAARFIINRCLSDRVGNLIIGWNERQKNSINMGRRGNQNFVVIPTKRLIERLKQLACEYGIKLTVTEEAYTSKASYLDDDSLPKHGEKPQGWTPSGKRVKRGMYKTSFGDLVNADCNGAANIARKVATQLGLDLTKVGRGSLTLPHRYDLFGSLSRSYRTRCGATRFQPAA; from the coding sequence ATGTACAGAACAATTCCAATCAAAGCGACATTCACGGACGAAGAAAATGCTTTTTGGTTATTTCAGTGCGAACAGGCCAATAGTTTGTGGAATTGTGCCACCTATTACTCCAAGCAAAAACATTATAGTTGGTTGGAGCAGCAACCAGAAGCATTGACAACTTACTGGCGCGGAGACGATCTAAGGTACGGATGGAAAACGTACAAGTGCGCTGTGAAGTATGCTGAGCTATGTAAAAGCTTTAAAGAAAACCCTCATTACAAGGCTATGGCGGCTCAATCAGCGCAACAAACCCTCAAAACTGTAGCCGAGTCAATTGCTAGCTATAACCAATTAGTCGGCCTTTACTATAAAGGTCAGGTAGATAGACCAAAGCTGATCAGGTATCGCCAAAAAGGGGGTCTAGCTGCTGTTACCTTTCCTCGCCAGGCACTTACTTACAAAAAAGGTTTATTTTATCCGTCCATTAGCAAAGAAAGTAAGCCAGAATTACTTACTGAAATCACCTTAGAGCCACCAGGGTTCATAGATCCAGACTGGGTAAAAGAGGTAACCATTCGCCCATATCTAGGACAGCTCTGGATCAATTGGGTTATTGATAATGAAAAGCAACCAGTAGAACAAAATTCTAATTTGGATTATTCTCAAGCTTGGAGCTTTGATCATGGTGGAGATAATTGGCTGACCGGAGTTTCAACTCATGGGAAAAGCCTAATTATTGATGGCAGAAAGATCAAATCTATCAATCAGGGTTATGCCCGGTTGGTTGCTAAATACAAAGCCGGTAAGCCCGATTTTTATTGGGATGCGAACCTGGATAGGGTTCAAAGAAAACGCAATAACCAGATGCGTGATGCGATCAACAAAGCTGCCCGTTTTATTATCAATCGGTGTTTGAGTGATCGTGTTGGAAATCTAATTATTGGGTGGAATGAACGACAAAAAAATTCAATAAATATGGGCAGACGGGGAAATCAAAACTTCGTCGTAATTCCCACTAAAAGACTCATTGAGCGATTAAAGCAACTAGCCTGCGAATATGGAATAAAACTAACAGTTACCGAAGAAGCGTACACCAGTAAAGCGTCTTACCTAGATGACGACAGCCTCCCAAAACATGGTGAAAAACCCCAAGGATGGACACCGTCAGGAAAACGGGTAAAGCGTGGAATGTACAAAACTTCTTTTGGTGACCTGGTAAATGCGGATTGCAATGGTGCCGCCAATATCGCCAGGAAAGTAGCCACACAGTTAGGTCTCGACCTTACCAAGGTGGGTAGAGGGAGCTTGACACTCCCACATCGATATGATCTTTTTGGATCTCTGTCTAGATCATATCGAACAAGATGTGGAGCGACACGGTTTCAACCTGCCGCGTAA
- the aat gene encoding leucyl/phenylalanyl-tRNA--protein transferase: protein MEIDIDYLIQGYAQGYFLMADDTGNLGWYSSRERAIIPLDERFRYPKSLRRVLNQERFSVSINRDFLGVMTGCADRETTWISPELKEIYWQFYKAGWAYSFETWQGNQLAGGILGIVIGGAFIGESMFYRIPDGSKVAMVKLVERLRDRNFLLFDAQMMNSHLERFGACTVNEQEYSLLLQKAIAQTCSFDEPI from the coding sequence ATGGAAATCGATATTGATTACTTAATTCAAGGGTATGCTCAAGGCTATTTCCTGATGGCAGATGATACTGGTAATTTAGGCTGGTACTCAAGCCGTGAACGTGCTATAATCCCACTGGATGAGCGGTTTCGCTATCCTAAATCTCTGCGTCGTGTCCTAAATCAGGAACGATTTAGTGTCAGCATTAACCGAGACTTTTTAGGGGTAATGACTGGTTGTGCTGACCGTGAAACAACTTGGATTTCTCCAGAACTTAAAGAAATTTATTGGCAATTTTATAAGGCTGGATGGGCCTACAGCTTTGAAACTTGGCAGGGAAATCAGCTGGCAGGAGGAATTTTGGGCATTGTAATTGGTGGAGCGTTCATTGGTGAATCGATGTTTTATCGGATTCCGGACGGCTCAAAGGTAGCTATGGTTAAGTTGGTAGAACGGTTGCGCGATCGCAACTTTTTGCTGTTTGATGCTCAGATGATGAATTCTCACCTAGAACGGTTTGGTGCATGTACGGTAAATGAGCAAGAGTATAGTCTGCTGTTACAGAAGGCAATAGCACAAACCTGTTCCTTTGATGAACCGATCTAA
- a CDS encoding TerB family tellurite resistance protein, translating to MVTNSSVKQLLKILIGAAWIDGKVQAEEREYLYKVAQEYGVADDPEIKPLLYELKAVSADECYSWVEEYLGDRPSPEDYQRLIEALSALIYSDGLVDTEEAKLLNRLQLLDPSSPSQQSSSQKVLKAIQKIYRRWINKQFTD from the coding sequence ATGGTTACAAATTCTAGTGTCAAACAGTTGCTCAAAATTTTAATCGGTGCCGCCTGGATAGACGGTAAAGTTCAGGCAGAGGAACGGGAATATCTGTATAAAGTCGCTCAGGAATATGGAGTTGCTGACGACCCAGAGATTAAACCGTTACTGTATGAACTCAAAGCTGTGTCAGCAGATGAATGCTACAGTTGGGTGGAAGAGTATTTAGGCGATCGCCCTAGTCCAGAAGACTATCAGCGCTTGATTGAAGCCCTCAGTGCCTTAATTTATAGCGATGGGCTGGTAGATACAGAAGAAGCGAAACTTCTGAATCGCTTGCAGTTACTCGACCCCAGCAGTCCATCTCAGCAGTCGAGTAGTCAAAAAGTACTCAAAGCAATTCAAAAAATTTACCGCCGGTGGATTAATAAGCAGTTTACTGATTGA
- a CDS encoding S-layer homology domain-containing protein, with the protein MLNLNHFQSGTAAVLALGLTATTMAPLVAPAPSFAQSTNFIDVSSNYWASEFIGELSQRGIIAGFPDGSFRPNAPVTRAQFAAMLRKANQDFNKPAIRGGNTFVDVASNYWANPAIQEAYQTGFLSGYPGNIFRPEQNIPREQVLVALSNGLNFSSSGSTSELISFYRDGSQISNFARAPIAAATENRLVVNYPNVAFLNPTRNATRAEVAAFMYQALVATEQAPVISSQYIIDPNPAPVAFTIPAGTSIPVKYKKDKILLAQEETIPLTLTVDLNITTADEGKLLIPAGSEVVGELRATKEGAQFVAQQLLINGETLSFNATSEEITTTETIRKGSNPGSILKDAAVGTAAAAAISAVTGDRAIATEEILIGVSSGIALNIGKRLFGSSSVDLFVVEPETDLQLTIDSDLVISSQ; encoded by the coding sequence ATGCTTAACCTAAATCATTTTCAATCAGGAACTGCTGCTGTTTTAGCCCTTGGACTGACCGCCACCACCATGGCTCCCCTAGTCGCACCTGCTCCCTCCTTTGCCCAAAGCACTAACTTTATCGATGTTTCATCCAACTACTGGGCAAGTGAGTTTATTGGGGAATTATCCCAGCGCGGTATAATTGCCGGATTTCCTGATGGCTCCTTCAGACCAAATGCACCAGTGACCCGCGCTCAGTTTGCGGCAATGCTGCGTAAAGCAAATCAAGATTTCAATAAACCCGCCATTCGCGGTGGTAACACTTTCGTGGATGTTGCTTCCAACTACTGGGCAAATCCTGCCATTCAGGAAGCCTACCAAACCGGATTTCTGAGTGGTTACCCTGGTAATATCTTTAGACCTGAACAAAATATTCCCCGTGAACAAGTTTTAGTTGCCCTTTCTAATGGACTGAATTTCTCTTCCAGCGGTTCTACCTCAGAGCTAATCAGTTTCTACCGGGACGGCAGCCAAATTTCTAACTTTGCCCGTGCTCCCATCGCTGCTGCTACAGAAAATCGTTTGGTGGTTAATTATCCTAACGTTGCCTTTCTCAATCCGACTCGGAATGCAACTCGTGCAGAAGTTGCAGCTTTTATGTACCAAGCGCTGGTAGCAACAGAACAAGCCCCAGTGATTAGCTCCCAATACATTATCGATCCCAATCCAGCACCTGTAGCCTTCACAATTCCTGCAGGTACTTCTATTCCGGTTAAGTACAAAAAAGATAAAATTCTGCTGGCTCAAGAGGAAACTATTCCCCTAACCCTGACAGTGGATCTAAACATTACCACTGCTGATGAGGGCAAGTTGCTGATTCCTGCTGGTAGTGAAGTGGTTGGCGAACTCCGTGCTACAAAAGAGGGAGCTCAGTTTGTAGCTCAGCAGCTGTTGATCAATGGTGAAACCCTATCCTTTAATGCCACCTCTGAGGAAATTACCACCACTGAAACTATTCGCAAGGGTAGCAATCCAGGAAGTATCCTAAAAGATGCAGCAGTTGGTACCGCTGCCGCCGCTGCTATCTCTGCCGTTACCGGTGACCGTGCGATCGCTACAGAAGAAATCTTGATCGGAGTTAGTTCTGGCATCGCTTTAAATATCGGCAAACGTTTATTTGGTAGCAGCAGCGTTGACCTATTTGTGGTTGAACCAGAAACCGACTTACAGCTTACCATCGACTCTGACCTGGTGATTAGCAGTCAGTAA